One Peribacillus simplex NBRC 15720 = DSM 1321 genomic region harbors:
- a CDS encoding DUF4129 domain-containing transglutaminase family protein, with protein sequence MNVTTEKLERFMHVLMYVFGLLLITEWLRPVDKLTDTGNIIIFILFLLYSLLLHYFRIHWSIRFILISAYIMISLQFLHSNDALFQLSWLKGFLADFKGNLGFIYDGNWELITNPFRTFLFFVLLWLVTYLIHYWVMVRQSIFFFFMLTVIFISVLDTFTPYVGDKAMIRIIIIGFLMLGLLSLLRLSIQERIKFPMASINKWILMLTGMILVSVLVGFAAPKLSPQWPDPVPYITSYSDKAGNEDGGSKRKSVGYDEDDSDLGGSIEPDSSIVFYNNAPAGHYWKVENKDIYTGKGWVSIRETDFHAFSNGQDMASLDIYDVPEVVRTEEMTAKVFMTESYSHILHPQSGYLKKIEGKNGMDFKYYQGMDKVISEQGNGEPLSMKEYELVYDMPSFDIAELRKGTEPDESMDLLMEKNTQLPEGLPNRIYELASRLTRNETNWYDKAKAIEDYFDGPEFIYSKDDIPYPESNQDYVDQFLFETQIGYCDNFSSAMVVLLRAANIPARWVKGYTEGERSILDGESVYKVTNNNAHSWVEVYFSGIGWVPFEPTKGFNGEVEFYDSELKQEAIKNPEETPINEEQTKKETKERQDTPDRETQSSVKIGIENMRGFLKWTAITLSVLLILASIGYFFRRKWIPQLQILRYRRKTGAHFSTAYLILLKQLKRAGLVRPEGQTLREYAAYVDAVYNTDEMSELTAGYELMIYRGDVEDGEWKHFQKGWESLMRKTSS encoded by the coding sequence ATGAATGTCACTACCGAAAAATTGGAAAGGTTCATGCACGTCCTCATGTATGTATTTGGTCTGTTGTTGATTACTGAATGGTTAAGGCCTGTCGATAAACTCACCGATACAGGTAATATCATCATTTTTATCTTATTTTTGCTCTATTCCCTATTACTGCATTATTTCCGCATACATTGGTCAATCCGATTTATTCTCATTAGTGCTTATATAATGATTTCATTACAGTTCCTCCATTCAAATGACGCTTTATTTCAATTGTCATGGCTGAAAGGATTTCTAGCGGATTTTAAGGGGAATCTTGGTTTTATATATGATGGGAATTGGGAGTTGATCACAAATCCATTTCGAACATTTCTATTTTTTGTCCTTCTTTGGCTTGTAACATATTTGATCCATTACTGGGTGATGGTGAGGCAAAGCATCTTTTTCTTTTTTATGTTAACGGTGATTTTCATATCTGTACTTGACACATTCACTCCTTATGTGGGGGATAAGGCGATGATTAGAATCATCATCATCGGGTTCTTGATGCTAGGCCTGCTGTCCCTGCTGCGATTATCGATACAGGAGAGGATTAAGTTTCCGATGGCTTCCATCAATAAGTGGATCTTGATGCTGACCGGCATGATATTGGTAAGTGTCCTTGTTGGTTTTGCTGCCCCAAAGCTCTCTCCGCAGTGGCCGGACCCGGTGCCTTATATTACTTCTTATTCTGATAAAGCGGGGAATGAAGACGGTGGTTCGAAGCGTAAAAGTGTCGGATATGATGAAGACGATTCGGATCTTGGCGGTTCGATAGAGCCGGATAGTTCCATCGTTTTTTATAATAATGCTCCTGCAGGACATTACTGGAAAGTCGAGAACAAGGATATTTATACCGGTAAAGGGTGGGTTTCCATACGGGAAACGGACTTTCACGCTTTTTCCAACGGACAGGATATGGCATCTTTAGATATTTACGACGTTCCTGAAGTGGTGAGGACAGAAGAAATGACGGCAAAAGTGTTCATGACGGAATCATATTCCCATATCCTTCATCCGCAGTCCGGGTATTTAAAAAAGATTGAGGGCAAAAACGGAATGGATTTCAAATATTATCAGGGTATGGACAAAGTTATTTCCGAACAGGGTAATGGCGAACCACTGTCCATGAAAGAGTATGAGCTGGTTTATGATATGCCGAGTTTTGATATAGCTGAGTTAAGGAAGGGAACGGAACCCGACGAATCGATGGATTTATTAATGGAAAAAAACACTCAGCTTCCAGAGGGACTGCCAAACCGGATATATGAATTGGCATCCCGGCTTACAAGGAATGAAACGAATTGGTACGATAAAGCAAAAGCCATTGAGGATTATTTTGACGGACCTGAATTCATTTATTCTAAGGACGATATTCCGTATCCGGAGAGCAATCAAGATTATGTCGATCAATTCTTATTTGAGACACAGATAGGTTATTGCGATAATTTTTCAAGTGCAATGGTCGTTTTACTAAGAGCCGCTAATATTCCTGCAAGGTGGGTAAAGGGCTATACGGAAGGGGAAAGATCAATCCTTGATGGCGAATCCGTTTATAAGGTGACCAATAATAATGCACATTCCTGGGTCGAGGTTTATTTTTCAGGGATAGGCTGGGTTCCCTTCGAGCCGACAAAGGGTTTCAATGGGGAAGTTGAATTTTACGATTCGGAGTTGAAACAGGAAGCGATCAAGAACCCTGAAGAAACCCCAATTAATGAAGAGCAAACAAAGAAAGAGACGAAGGAACGCCAGGACACACCCGATAGGGAAACTCAATCCTCCGTGAAAATTGGTATTGAGAACATGAGAGGGTTCTTAAAATGGACTGCTATCACACTGTCGGTTTTATTGATTCTCGCTTCTATTGGTTATTTCTTCAGAAGGAAGTGGATTCCTCAACTGCAGATTCTTCGTTATAGAAGGAAAACCGGTGCTCATTTCTCGACAGCTTATTTAATATTATTGAAACAATTAAAACGAGCGGGTTTAGTTCGTCCGGAGGGGCAAACTTTAAGGGAGTACGCCGCCTATGTGGATGCAGTGTACAATACAGATGAGATGAGTGAATTGACGGCTGGATACGAGTTAATGATATATCGTGGAGACGTGGAAGATGGCGAATGGAAACACTTTCAAAAGGGTTGGGAAAGCTTAATGAGAAAAACTAGCTCTTGA
- the esaA gene encoding type VII secretion protein EsaA, giving the protein MSEKIKPMLLIGKILVILALPILFFSYIGQNPMKKTETASREIAIVNEDNGTEFNNNPIYVGTELVTTLDKDSEYEWFVVNRSTAESGLANEKYDAVIYFPSDFSKNIYTFDDEQPVKAGIKYKVQPSLNAENMEKVQKELEKTKSKMNKHISTQYWSYVSQSVEDIRKKFDNVLAKEIAFQNTMYEFYTPSSESLAGDIKQHKDMLEGVFAQTKDAGKTSNETMDEIGNTKTQMASFVQDVVSFEEYQKAQSILFEKTSVQNQQLVKESVQSYDKVLNEGNQSIPEIQQGMNTKYSLNDQGISENVGIMQQKLDSSSNELEQFSTSMKDKQVEQITKITQDQQSSIEQFKQSEEAGLDNLQSTLLVQRGNLASSSGEGEVIDDGTTPIEDIETETGKGESVAAPEKKDPIDELSLQVLLDQINGINTALESLVPAEGSEGAAEQINILTAELQAEINNLSGTVNGRTGNYNQVITEFNTLVDSYNDLLAQFTQLQADYNELGTNYKDLGDQWKKSQEDIQKLQDIQSMTIDETIAEIKTLEQSLLEKVGGERRAVLVKAFENSITNRDSTTLLAYYGSLSSYGELAERVTEANVDKVFAANIKELENLKNGVSGNVDEEAKLVKASLAGVNENFGMFSDSIMGYMKEYDANVETGQKATLAELAAITGKAQEVSANLSDHTEVPEIEAEPPVNLDGEMFVSLQDNTATTVGFISELVNSVAERQDTVTKDTADLQAKVGSVQERADQLNDNWSQNVDSTEKIKTDVYSVLNNTLVDDQENGYVYEYLANPVQISGEVLHQEKVNIPPIVMLVIILISGLLIGFFLHHYETIPMMVHAALFTLLNLIVGLIISMYGLKIYPLGDMQEIKWTVFTVLLLFFCSAFTRLAFSIGPFVGAILVIGLISFFTIPLLDLIMPNFNVDHPVADVYMSIQFGNQSAFIPASIILIVLTLIATIIPYIVKRLIVKRLTERRAMAHEVE; this is encoded by the coding sequence GTGTCTGAAAAAATAAAACCGATGTTATTAATCGGTAAAATACTGGTGATCTTAGCGCTGCCAATCTTGTTTTTTTCATATATTGGCCAAAATCCAATGAAAAAGACAGAAACGGCTTCTCGTGAAATCGCCATTGTAAATGAAGATAATGGCACTGAATTTAACAATAATCCCATTTACGTGGGTACAGAGCTTGTTACTACATTGGACAAGGATTCTGAATATGAGTGGTTTGTGGTTAATAGAAGTACGGCGGAAAGTGGACTTGCAAATGAAAAGTATGATGCAGTTATATATTTTCCATCCGATTTTTCAAAGAATATTTATACCTTCGATGATGAACAGCCTGTTAAGGCGGGGATAAAATACAAGGTACAACCTAGTTTGAATGCAGAGAACATGGAAAAGGTACAGAAAGAATTAGAGAAGACAAAGAGCAAAATGAATAAGCATATTTCAACACAGTATTGGAGCTATGTTTCCCAATCAGTCGAGGACATCCGTAAGAAGTTCGATAATGTCCTTGCTAAAGAAATCGCTTTTCAAAACACGATGTATGAGTTTTATACTCCAAGCTCGGAAAGCCTAGCTGGCGATATCAAGCAGCATAAAGACATGCTTGAAGGAGTCTTTGCCCAGACTAAGGATGCAGGGAAAACGAGTAATGAAACAATGGATGAAATAGGAAACACTAAGACTCAAATGGCTTCCTTTGTACAAGATGTAGTATCTTTTGAGGAATATCAAAAAGCTCAAAGTATCCTTTTTGAGAAGACTTCAGTCCAAAATCAGCAGCTTGTCAAGGAGAGTGTTCAATCATATGACAAGGTGCTGAATGAGGGGAACCAATCTATACCAGAGATTCAACAAGGGATGAATACGAAATACAGCCTTAATGATCAAGGCATTAGTGAGAATGTTGGAATCATGCAGCAGAAACTCGATTCCAGCAGTAATGAATTGGAACAATTTTCAACAAGCATGAAAGACAAACAAGTAGAACAAATTACGAAAATCACCCAAGATCAACAAAGCTCGATTGAGCAATTTAAACAATCGGAAGAGGCGGGTCTTGATAACCTTCAGTCCACCTTGCTTGTGCAAAGAGGAAATCTTGCAAGCAGCTCTGGCGAGGGGGAGGTTATTGATGATGGAACGACGCCTATAGAAGATATTGAAACGGAAACGGGAAAAGGTGAATCGGTTGCTGCACCTGAAAAGAAGGACCCGATTGATGAACTGTCACTGCAGGTGCTACTGGATCAAATTAACGGGATCAACACGGCACTTGAAAGTTTGGTACCGGCAGAAGGAAGTGAAGGAGCTGCTGAACAAATCAACATTCTTACAGCAGAGCTTCAAGCGGAAATCAATAATCTCAGCGGAACGGTAAACGGCAGAACGGGAAATTATAATCAAGTGATAACGGAGTTTAATACACTGGTAGATTCATATAATGATTTGCTGGCGCAGTTTACGCAATTACAAGCTGATTATAATGAACTCGGTACGAATTATAAGGATTTAGGTGACCAATGGAAAAAGTCACAAGAAGATATTCAAAAATTACAGGATATCCAGAGTATGACAATCGATGAGACCATCGCAGAAATCAAGACTCTCGAACAGTCACTTCTTGAAAAAGTGGGGGGAGAAAGGCGAGCGGTGCTGGTAAAGGCCTTTGAGAATTCTATCACCAATCGGGATTCTACTACCCTCCTTGCCTATTACGGTTCACTCTCATCTTATGGTGAATTGGCTGAAAGAGTCACGGAAGCAAATGTAGATAAGGTATTTGCAGCCAATATAAAAGAATTGGAAAACTTGAAAAATGGGGTTTCCGGAAACGTAGATGAAGAAGCGAAACTCGTTAAAGCCAGTTTAGCAGGAGTCAATGAGAACTTCGGGATGTTCTCAGATTCCATTATGGGTTATATGAAAGAATATGATGCTAACGTTGAAACGGGGCAGAAAGCTACTTTAGCTGAATTAGCGGCAATTACCGGGAAGGCTCAAGAAGTGTCTGCCAATTTGTCAGATCATACGGAAGTTCCTGAAATAGAGGCCGAACCGCCAGTTAACCTTGATGGAGAAATGTTTGTATCACTTCAAGACAATACGGCAACAACTGTCGGCTTCATTTCCGAACTTGTCAATTCTGTAGCAGAACGACAGGACACGGTCACGAAGGATACAGCAGACCTGCAAGCGAAAGTGGGTTCAGTACAGGAAAGGGCCGATCAGCTTAATGATAATTGGTCCCAAAATGTAGACTCAACCGAAAAAATCAAGACGGACGTATATAGTGTCTTGAACAACACTCTAGTCGATGATCAGGAGAACGGGTATGTGTACGAATATTTAGCGAATCCCGTACAAATCAGTGGGGAAGTCCTTCATCAGGAAAAGGTTAATATCCCGCCGATCGTCATGTTGGTGATCATACTCATTTCTGGGTTATTGATCGGTTTCTTCCTGCATCATTATGAAACCATTCCAATGATGGTCCATGCGGCCTTGTTTACTTTATTGAATCTGATCGTAGGTTTAATCATCAGCATGTATGGTTTGAAGATCTATCCACTGGGAGATATGCAGGAGATTAAATGGACCGTTTTCACCGTCCTGCTTTTATTCTTCTGTTCAGCGTTTACTCGACTTGCCTTCTCGATTGGGCCGTTTGTCGGTGCTATCCTGGTGATTGGTTTGATCAGTTTCTTTACCATTCCATTGTTGGATTTAATCATGCCTAATTTCAATGTAGACCACCCGGTTGCAGACGTATACATGTCCATTCAATTCGGTAATCAGTCGGCATTCATTCCGGCTAGTATCATCTTGATTGTGCTGACGCTTATCGCAACGATCATTCCATATATAGTGAAGCGTCTTATAGTGAAGCGTCTTACAGAAAGAAGAGCAATGGCCCATGAAGTGGAATAA
- the guaA gene encoding glutamine-hydrolyzing GMP synthase, producing the protein MPGKTELQKNQEMIVVLDFGSQYNQLITRRIREFGVYSELHPHTITVEEIEKMNPTGIIFSGGPNSVYDATAFGCDERIFEMGLPIFGICYGMQLMTKHFGGKVEPAKNREYGKATLAIQNESKLFSDLPKEQIVWMSHGDLVVETPEGFKIDGTNPSCPISAMSDESRKLYAVQFHPEVRHSVYGNDILKNFVFGVCGCKGDWSMENFIEIEMEKIRQTVGDKKVLCALSGGVDSSVVAVLIHKAIGDQLTCIFVDHGLLRKGEAEGVMETFSEGFNMNVIKVDAKERFLSKLAGVSDPEQKRKIIGNEFIYVFDDEATKLEGIDFLAQGTLYTDIIESGTATAQTIKSHHNVGGLPEDMQFKLIEPLNTLFKDEVRALGSEMGISDEIVWRQPFPGPGLGIRVLGEISDEKLEIVRESDHILREEIKKNGLEREIWQYFTVLPNIRSVGVMGDARTYDYTIGIRAVTSIDGMTSDWARIPWDVLEIISTRIVNEVNHVNRVVYDITSKPPATIEWE; encoded by the coding sequence GTGCCGGGGAAAACAGAATTGCAAAAAAACCAGGAAATGATCGTAGTACTTGATTTCGGAAGCCAATATAATCAATTGATCACTCGTCGTATCCGCGAATTTGGTGTGTATAGTGAGCTTCATCCTCATACAATTACTGTAGAAGAAATCGAGAAAATGAACCCAACGGGAATTATTTTCTCAGGGGGTCCGAACAGTGTTTATGATGCAACTGCATTTGGTTGTGATGAACGCATATTCGAAATGGGCCTACCGATTTTCGGTATTTGTTATGGCATGCAGCTAATGACTAAACATTTTGGCGGTAAAGTGGAACCAGCGAAAAACCGTGAATACGGAAAAGCGACACTTGCCATCCAAAATGAGTCTAAGTTATTCAGTGACCTGCCGAAAGAACAAATCGTCTGGATGAGCCATGGTGATTTAGTGGTGGAAACGCCTGAAGGTTTCAAAATTGATGGAACGAACCCGTCTTGCCCAATTTCGGCTATGAGTGACGAGTCACGTAAATTGTATGCCGTGCAATTCCATCCTGAAGTCCGTCATTCCGTATACGGTAATGACATTTTGAAAAATTTCGTATTCGGCGTTTGTGGCTGCAAAGGTGACTGGTCAATGGAGAACTTCATTGAAATCGAGATGGAGAAAATCCGCCAAACGGTCGGAGATAAAAAAGTGTTATGCGCTTTGAGCGGCGGAGTTGATTCATCCGTTGTTGCTGTATTGATCCATAAAGCGATTGGCGATCAGCTGACATGTATTTTCGTTGATCATGGATTACTTCGTAAAGGGGAAGCCGAAGGTGTAATGGAAACTTTCAGTGAAGGCTTCAATATGAACGTAATCAAGGTCGATGCAAAAGAACGTTTCCTATCGAAACTTGCTGGTGTTTCAGATCCGGAACAAAAACGGAAAATCATCGGTAACGAGTTCATCTACGTATTCGATGACGAAGCAACGAAGCTCGAAGGAATTGATTTCCTTGCACAAGGTACACTTTACACAGACATTATTGAAAGTGGTACGGCCACTGCACAAACAATTAAATCGCATCACAACGTTGGCGGTCTGCCGGAAGATATGCAATTTAAATTGATTGAGCCTTTGAACACTCTATTCAAGGATGAAGTGCGTGCACTTGGAAGTGAAATGGGCATTTCAGATGAAATCGTTTGGCGTCAACCGTTCCCGGGTCCAGGGTTAGGTATTCGTGTATTAGGCGAAATTTCAGATGAAAAACTTGAAATCGTTCGTGAATCTGACCATATCTTACGTGAAGAAATTAAAAAGAATGGTTTGGAACGCGAAATTTGGCAGTACTTTACGGTGCTTCCTAACATTCGAAGCGTAGGGGTAATGGGCGACGCGCGTACGTATGACTATACAATCGGGATCCGTGCAGTTACATCCATTGACGGAATGACTTCCGATTGGGCAAGAATTCCATGGGATGTACTTGAAATCATCTCAACGAGAATCGTTAATGAGGTAAACCATGTAAACCGCGTCGTGTATGACATTACGTCTAAGCCGCCTGCAACGATCGAGTGGGAATAG
- a CDS encoding ABC transporter substrate-binding protein: protein MKKTLRFSWISMLMLTLFLSGCGVNDDQAATDNKDTKKAEEIKDYTVTDDTGKKIKFEKIPEKVVSLQPSNTEILFALEQGDKVVGVTDFDNYPEEAKNIEHVSDSVNINAEKIIALKPDAIIAYTIGDEATLKPLEDAGIPVFIIKSAANFDDVYGDIGQIAKVMGVAEKGDELVKDIKSQIASVEEKVETLDEKEQTYFEISPAPEIYTTGAETFQHEILNTAGIKNIFDDQKGWVKVSDEEIVKRNPKSIITTATYADDAVGEIKSRKGWEDIDAVKNDDVHLLDENVMSRPGPRIGEAVELAAKAVYPDLFK, encoded by the coding sequence ATGAAGAAAACCCTACGATTCAGTTGGATTTCCATGCTGATGCTTACCCTTTTCCTTTCCGGATGCGGAGTGAACGATGATCAAGCCGCAACGGATAATAAAGATACTAAAAAGGCCGAAGAAATCAAGGACTATACCGTTACGGATGATACTGGAAAGAAAATAAAATTCGAGAAAATCCCGGAAAAAGTCGTTTCACTTCAGCCAAGCAATACGGAAATTTTATTTGCCCTTGAACAGGGTGATAAAGTCGTTGGCGTGACAGACTTCGATAATTATCCAGAGGAAGCAAAGAATATCGAACATGTTTCAGACTCTGTTAATATCAATGCAGAAAAAATCATTGCCTTGAAACCTGATGCCATCATAGCTTATACCATTGGTGATGAAGCGACACTGAAACCACTCGAAGATGCCGGCATCCCTGTGTTCATTATTAAATCTGCGGCAAATTTCGATGATGTATACGGAGATATCGGGCAGATTGCTAAAGTGATGGGTGTTGCTGAAAAAGGGGATGAATTAGTGAAAGATATCAAATCCCAAATTGCAAGTGTCGAAGAAAAAGTGGAAACTTTAGATGAAAAGGAACAAACATACTTTGAAATTAGCCCTGCTCCGGAAATCTATACAACAGGAGCGGAAACATTCCAACATGAAATCCTGAATACTGCCGGCATTAAAAACATCTTTGATGACCAAAAAGGCTGGGTTAAGGTATCTGATGAAGAGATTGTCAAAAGGAACCCTAAATCCATCATCACCACTGCCACGTATGCAGATGATGCTGTTGGTGAAATTAAATCGCGTAAAGGCTGGGAAGATATCGATGCAGTGAAGAACGATGACGTCCATTTACTTGATGAAAATGTCATGTCACGTCCTGGACCAAGGATCGGGGAAGCTGTTGAACTCGCAGCAAAGGCTGTTTATCCTGACTTGTTCAAATAA
- the essA gene encoding type VII secretion protein EssA codes for MKWNKYVMPVLLILLFSHAPHGGAEEEPMVEPNEYQEKDIDIQTEYFHEEGLLEQKRELPEEQKDLTFERGKYDVIDSVKDSLFLSPVTENQNNTIASKSEQLGLFSEASIRTRSEEETEPSLNFDLTILLGIVLALLVVCLFFILIPKMGKLNGEVKRK; via the coding sequence ATGAAGTGGAATAAATACGTAATGCCTGTCTTGCTCATCCTGTTGTTTAGCCATGCACCTCATGGCGGGGCGGAAGAGGAACCCATGGTGGAACCAAATGAATATCAAGAAAAGGATATTGATATTCAAACGGAGTATTTCCATGAAGAAGGATTGTTGGAACAGAAGCGGGAACTGCCTGAAGAACAAAAGGACCTCACTTTTGAAAGAGGGAAATATGATGTCATTGACTCGGTGAAGGACTCACTGTTTCTGTCTCCGGTAACGGAGAATCAAAATAATACCATCGCTTCAAAATCAGAACAGCTTGGATTATTCTCGGAGGCCAGCATTCGAACTAGAAGCGAAGAAGAAACAGAGCCTTCCCTTAATTTTGACCTGACGATATTGCTCGGCATCGTTTTGGCACTTTTGGTCGTTTGTTTGTTTTTTATCCTTATTCCAAAAATGGGGAAGCTGAATGGAGAGGTTAAACGAAAATGA
- a CDS encoding DUF58 domain-containing protein — protein sequence MSVIGLVLLLTVSFCYAMFQGGFVSWFIFYSFLPFSVYASILLFYPLHDFTVERKVNKRECQAGESVEIALKFTRKSRLPLLLFMVVEEELPQEMEDRGFQRKIIIFPGFKRTFSMSYTLENLQRGEHSFQSIRFWIGDFFGLVEKEAIYSSPLKITVFPRYHELAYSDLDRVFNQGAVVSTKKTQREHSVVSGVREYQPGDQLSWINWKATARTSEIMTKEFEVQKNRDAFIMLDEKPSDLFEESIVMAASIAHAMLKKGMEIGYVSMGSRLIIPAAAGNNQKRKILYRLVKEEPSVSNALNENVRKGILPANAAVIFIVSDLTLEKVDILSAFRPNQGLMVCVKKQADLTDQERLSSSTAVSRGIKVSFFEHGQLKSDRSEVMAK from the coding sequence ATGAGTGTGATCGGACTTGTATTACTCCTGACCGTTTCCTTTTGCTATGCAATGTTTCAAGGCGGTTTTGTCAGTTGGTTCATTTTTTATTCATTTTTGCCGTTTTCTGTGTACGCTTCGATCCTGCTGTTTTATCCACTGCATGACTTTACCGTTGAGAGAAAGGTCAATAAAAGGGAATGCCAGGCCGGCGAATCTGTTGAGATAGCATTGAAGTTTACCCGTAAAAGCCGGCTGCCCCTATTATTATTTATGGTGGTAGAGGAGGAATTGCCTCAGGAGATGGAAGATAGGGGATTCCAAAGGAAAATAATTATCTTTCCGGGATTCAAGCGTACCTTCAGCATGTCATATACTTTGGAAAACTTGCAGCGCGGAGAGCATTCGTTTCAATCGATCCGCTTTTGGATTGGGGACTTTTTCGGGCTAGTCGAAAAGGAAGCGATATATAGTTCACCTTTGAAAATAACTGTTTTTCCTCGTTATCATGAGCTTGCCTACAGTGATCTTGATCGAGTGTTCAATCAAGGGGCAGTGGTTTCAACAAAGAAAACACAACGGGAACATTCAGTGGTATCCGGGGTAAGGGAATATCAGCCAGGCGATCAGTTGTCATGGATTAACTGGAAGGCGACGGCTAGAACGAGTGAAATCATGACGAAGGAATTCGAAGTGCAGAAAAACCGTGATGCATTTATCATGCTTGATGAAAAGCCGTCGGATTTATTCGAAGAATCCATTGTAATGGCGGCTTCCATTGCACACGCCATGTTAAAGAAAGGCATGGAAATTGGGTATGTGAGTATGGGATCGAGGTTAATCATACCGGCAGCAGCAGGCAATAACCAGAAACGAAAGATTCTTTACCGACTTGTTAAAGAAGAGCCAAGTGTTTCAAACGCATTGAACGAAAATGTCAGGAAGGGAATTCTTCCGGCAAATGCTGCTGTGATATTCATCGTTTCAGACTTAACCTTAGAAAAGGTGGACATATTGAGTGCTTTCCGGCCTAATCAGGGATTAATGGTATGTGTGAAGAAACAGGCAGATCTTACTGATCAGGAAAGGTTGTCAAGTTCTACAGCTGTTTCGAGGGGGATAAAGGTTAGCTTTTTTGAACATGGCCAACTAAAGTCTGACAGATCAGAGGTGATGGCGAAATGA
- a CDS encoding AAA family ATPase: MIYKQVNQKLEMVLGNIEKVIIGKRDIAELSIVALLSGGHVLLEDVPGVGKTVLVRALAKSIGASFKRIQFTPDLLPSDVTGVSIFNPKEQEFIFRPGPIMGHIILADEINRTSPKTQSALLEAMEEASVTIDGVTRGLEKPFFVMATQNPIEYEGTYPLPEAQLDRFLLKMRMGYPGVEEEIEVLHRAQYSAPLEELESVITLDELIELQSEVKAVIVDDTIKRYIVELANQTRTHEGVYLGVSPRGSIALMKAAQAYALIQGRDYVLPDDVQYLVPFVFSHRLILKPEASYDGFDAGMVIHEIVATTQVPVKRAVT, translated from the coding sequence ATGATTTATAAGCAGGTCAATCAAAAACTGGAAATGGTTCTGGGGAATATCGAAAAGGTGATTATCGGAAAACGGGATATAGCGGAACTAAGCATCGTGGCACTCCTTTCCGGTGGACATGTCTTATTGGAGGATGTTCCGGGTGTGGGAAAGACAGTCTTGGTAAGGGCACTGGCAAAATCAATAGGTGCAAGCTTTAAGCGAATTCAATTCACACCTGATTTACTTCCTTCTGATGTTACTGGTGTTTCAATCTTCAATCCTAAGGAACAAGAATTCATTTTTAGGCCAGGTCCGATAATGGGACATATTATTTTAGCTGATGAAATTAACCGGACCTCGCCGAAAACTCAGTCTGCATTGCTTGAAGCCATGGAAGAGGCAAGTGTGACGATTGATGGTGTAACAAGAGGATTGGAGAAGCCCTTCTTCGTAATGGCGACACAAAATCCGATCGAGTACGAGGGAACATATCCGCTTCCGGAGGCTCAATTGGATAGATTCCTATTAAAAATGAGAATGGGCTATCCAGGTGTGGAAGAAGAGATAGAGGTTCTTCATAGGGCTCAATACTCGGCACCGCTTGAGGAATTGGAATCCGTCATCACCTTGGATGAATTGATAGAATTACAGTCTGAGGTAAAAGCGGTGATAGTGGATGACACAATAAAACGATATATTGTTGAATTGGCGAATCAAACACGGACGCATGAAGGGGTCTATTTAGGGGTAAGCCCGCGTGGGTCGATAGCATTGATGAAGGCAGCCCAAGCTTACGCGCTGATCCAGGGCAGGGACTATGTTCTGCCGGACGATGTTCAATATTTAGTTCCATTCGTATTTTCCCACCGGCTTATTTTGAAACCTGAAGCGAGTTATGATGGCTTCGATGCTGGAATGGTGATACATGAAATTGTCGCGACAACACAAGTGCCTGTGAAGCGGGCTGTGACCTAA